One window of Dyadobacter sandarakinus genomic DNA carries:
- a CDS encoding glycoside hydrolase family 43 protein produces MKKTASILLFATICFPALSQSTASKPGNPVFPGWYADPEGIIFGKKFWIYPTYSAPYEQQVFFDAFSSDDLKTWKKHHAILDTSSVKWAKKAMWAPSIIEKDKKYYFFFGANDIQSDQEKGGIGVAVADKPEGPFKDYLGKPLIDKFHNGAQPIDQFVFKDKDGQHYLFYGGWRHCNVAKLNKDFTGFIPFPDGTTFKEITPEGYVEGPFMFIRNGKYYFMWSEGGWTGPNYSVAYAIADSPFGPFKRVGKILQQDPQVATGAGHHSVIQVPGKDEWYIVYHRRPLTETDGNHRETCIDVMSFDDKGMINPVKITREGTAPVKLK; encoded by the coding sequence ATGAAAAAAACAGCTTCAATTCTGCTTTTTGCTACAATTTGCTTCCCTGCGCTATCCCAAAGTACGGCGAGCAAGCCCGGAAACCCTGTATTCCCGGGCTGGTATGCGGACCCTGAGGGAATTATTTTTGGCAAGAAGTTCTGGATATATCCCACCTACTCGGCGCCCTACGAGCAGCAAGTTTTCTTCGATGCTTTTTCGTCGGACGATCTGAAAACCTGGAAAAAGCACCATGCTATACTGGATACCTCATCCGTGAAATGGGCAAAAAAAGCCATGTGGGCCCCATCGATTATCGAGAAGGATAAAAAATATTACTTCTTTTTTGGCGCCAATGATATCCAGAGCGATCAGGAAAAAGGCGGAATTGGTGTCGCTGTAGCCGATAAGCCCGAAGGTCCGTTCAAGGACTACCTGGGCAAGCCGCTGATCGACAAATTTCATAATGGCGCACAGCCGATTGACCAGTTTGTTTTCAAAGACAAAGACGGACAACACTACCTTTTCTATGGCGGTTGGCGGCACTGCAATGTCGCCAAGCTCAACAAGGACTTTACCGGCTTCATTCCTTTTCCTGATGGTACTACCTTCAAGGAAATCACGCCTGAGGGTTATGTGGAAGGTCCTTTTATGTTTATCAGAAATGGAAAATATTACTTTATGTGGTCAGAAGGCGGCTGGACAGGACCTAATTACTCCGTGGCCTATGCCATCGCTGACTCCCCTTTCGGCCCATTCAAAAGGGTAGGAAAAATCCTTCAGCAAGATCCTCAGGTAGCTACAGGCGCAGGGCACCACTCGGTAATCCAGGTACCGGGAAAAGATGAATGGTACATTGTTTACCACAGACGCCCGCTGACCGAAACGGACGGCAACCATCGCGAAACCTGCATAGACGTGATGTCTTTCGATGATAAAGGAATGATTAATCCGGTGAAAATCACCCGGGAAGGTACAGCACCTGTAAAGCTGAAATAA
- a CDS encoding EcsC family protein: MLLDGMYTPYEETARAELMRWQQKMDKRPNFIDRTSKRVQDKLNGIIPDKIHQIITATIKQTMRGVLSGAEYTTSTPVRQRTLEDIEAEVKRRINFYKKAGAAEGGITGAGGFWLALAEFPVLIGIKMKLLFEIAALYGYPVDDYRERLFILHVFQLTFSSQKGRRDVLEQITGWQAKSKALPEDIHQFDWKTFQQEYRDYIDLAKMAQLIPGIGAAVGIIVNYRLLNQLGANAMNAYRLRWFEEKHTLISVTR, translated from the coding sequence ATGCTTCTAGACGGCATGTATACCCCCTACGAAGAGACGGCCAGGGCCGAGCTCATGCGGTGGCAGCAGAAAATGGACAAACGTCCCAACTTTATAGACCGGACTTCCAAGCGAGTTCAGGATAAGCTGAACGGTATTATTCCGGACAAGATCCACCAGATCATTACTGCCACCATCAAGCAGACGATGCGCGGTGTACTGTCGGGTGCAGAATACACGACGTCCACACCAGTACGTCAGCGGACTTTGGAAGACATCGAGGCGGAAGTAAAACGACGAATTAACTTTTATAAAAAAGCAGGTGCTGCCGAGGGCGGCATTACCGGAGCAGGCGGCTTTTGGCTCGCACTGGCCGAATTTCCGGTGCTGATTGGTATCAAAATGAAGCTGCTGTTTGAAATAGCAGCCCTCTACGGATACCCGGTTGATGATTATCGTGAGCGCCTTTTTATCCTGCATGTGTTCCAGCTTACGTTTTCCAGCCAGAAAGGCCGGCGGGATGTACTGGAACAGATTACGGGCTGGCAGGCCAAAAGCAAAGCATTACCCGAAGACATTCATCAGTTTGACTGGAAAACCTTCCAGCAGGAATACCGCGACTACATTGACCTGGCCAAGATGGCCCAGCTGATTCCCGGCATCGGGGCAGCAGTAGGCATTATTGTCAACTACCGCCTGCTCAACCAGCTTGGCGCCAATGCAATGAATGCATATCGCCTGCGGTGGTTTGAGGAAAAACACACTCTAATTTCAGTAACGCGTTGA
- a CDS encoding MlaE family ABC transporter permease, whose amino-acid sequence MSTKQRDHVYSKGIDSALTAVYNGYTFFIRFCRELFRGRMEFQEIVKQCYAIGNKSLLLISLTGFITGMVFTKQSRPSLAEFGATSWLPSLVSIAIIRALAALVTALISAGKVGSSIGAELGSMRVTEQIDAMEVSAVNPFKFLVVTRVLACTVAIPVLMFYCTLVSLLGAFLNVTLNEGTSFVSFFQNAFEQITFLDLGTSVAKAVAYGFTIGIVGCYQGYNASKGTEGVGKAANSSVVISMFMIFLEEVIIVQVSNYFRV is encoded by the coding sequence ATGAGCACAAAGCAAAGGGACCACGTTTACTCCAAAGGCATTGACTCCGCATTAACAGCTGTTTACAATGGTTATACTTTCTTTATCCGGTTCTGTCGTGAGCTTTTCCGGGGCAGGATGGAATTCCAGGAAATTGTAAAACAGTGTTATGCGATCGGCAACAAATCCCTGCTCCTGATCAGCCTCACGGGCTTTATTACAGGAATGGTTTTTACAAAACAATCACGGCCTTCGCTGGCTGAGTTCGGGGCAACATCCTGGCTGCCCTCCCTGGTGTCAATTGCGATCATCCGGGCGCTGGCCGCCCTGGTTACTGCATTGATCAGTGCGGGAAAAGTAGGATCCAGTATCGGTGCCGAGTTAGGCTCCATGCGGGTAACCGAGCAGATCGACGCCATGGAGGTGTCTGCGGTAAACCCGTTTAAGTTTCTGGTCGTCACCCGCGTACTCGCGTGTACGGTAGCTATTCCGGTGCTGATGTTCTACTGTACACTGGTGAGCTTGCTGGGCGCATTCCTGAATGTGACGCTGAATGAAGGCACTAGTTTCGTCTCGTTTTTTCAAAATGCATTTGAACAGATCACTTTCCTGGACCTTGGCACTTCAGTAGCCAAAGCAGTTGCGTATGGTTTTACGATCGGAATTGTGGGATGCTACCAGGGATATAATGCCAGCAAGGGTACCGAGGGAGTAGGAAAAGCAGCCAACTCATCTGTGGTCATTTCCATGTTTATGATCTTCCTGGAAGAAGTGATTATTGTTCAGGTTTCGAACTATTTCAGAGTTTAA
- a CDS encoding MlaD family protein encodes MKKVFSTTITVKTIFEDVNGLKPGNNIWYSGVKIGTVKSIRFLENSKVEVMLHIEEKSQEFIRKNAKAKVSTDGLIGNKIIVLYGGTTKVPSIEDGDEITVEKIESTEEMLAVLQENNKNLLGITSAFKTISKNILEGKGTVGMLLNDERLYKDVDQTLGTLKIASSNAQKMTMALASYTDKLNQKGGLANDFATDTIIMTNLRGTVGKLNETVVSANETINNLKAASADLNSNTTSPVGVLLHDQQTASNIKETLKNLESSTGKLDENMVALRSNFLFRRYFKKKAKEEAKQPAKEEVKEESNQ; translated from the coding sequence ATGAAAAAGGTTTTTTCAACTACCATCACGGTCAAAACGATCTTTGAGGATGTCAATGGTCTGAAACCGGGCAATAACATCTGGTACTCGGGTGTGAAAATAGGAACGGTGAAGAGCATCCGTTTTCTGGAAAATTCCAAGGTGGAGGTAATGCTCCATATTGAGGAAAAGTCACAGGAATTTATCCGTAAAAACGCGAAGGCCAAAGTGAGTACGGACGGTCTGATCGGTAACAAGATCATTGTACTTTACGGAGGCACCACCAAGGTCCCATCCATTGAGGACGGTGATGAGATCACGGTTGAAAAGATAGAAAGTACCGAGGAAATGCTGGCTGTTTTGCAGGAAAACAACAAGAACCTGCTGGGCATCACAAGTGCATTTAAAACAATCAGCAAGAATATCCTGGAAGGAAAAGGTACCGTGGGTATGCTGCTGAATGACGAGCGCCTCTACAAAGATGTGGACCAGACATTGGGTACGTTGAAAATAGCATCGTCAAATGCACAGAAAATGACGATGGCACTCGCAAGCTATACCGACAAGCTGAACCAGAAAGGCGGCCTGGCCAATGATTTCGCCACGGATACGATCATCATGACGAACCTTCGCGGTACAGTTGGAAAACTGAATGAAACCGTAGTTTCAGCCAATGAAACCATCAACAACTTGAAAGCAGCCAGTGCCGATCTTAACTCCAATACGACCAGCCCGGTAGGTGTACTGTTGCATGACCAGCAGACTGCGTCAAATATTAAGGAAACATTAAAAAACCTGGAAAGCAGCACAGGAAAGCTTGATGAAAATATGGTTGCTTTACGCTCTAACTTCCTGTTTAGAAGATATTTTAAGAAAAAAGCGAAAGAAGAAGCCAAACAACCCGCGAAAGAAGAAGTAAAAGAAGAGTCGAATCAATAA
- a CDS encoding glycosyltransferase family 2 protein, whose protein sequence is MEPIFWLSIFIVFYTFLGYGILLYILVLIRRAVKGRRVPPGLDQDFPTLTLVIAAYNEESIIEEKIRDTLQLSYPQGKLSILFVTDGSSDRTPDIIARYPELRLMHTPARSGKIQAIHRAMHEVDSEVVVFTDANTFLNQDALLLIARHYADPTVGAVSGEKRVMQDAVSDATAGEGFYWKYESALKRWDSELYSVVGAAGELFSVRRALYRQVEPDTILDDFMISMLIASQGYRIVYEPDAYASETSSDNIQEELKRKVRIAAGGIQSITRLGKLLNPVSYPVLSFQYISHRVLRWTVTPFLMILALLLNIAIMAMVGGALYAIILIAQLLFYTLALAGWIMERRKIKVKAFFVPYYFCVMNYAVLAGIRRYLGGRQSAAWDKAKRKSVQPHSAGL, encoded by the coding sequence ATGGAACCGATATTCTGGCTGAGCATTTTCATCGTTTTTTACACTTTCCTGGGCTACGGGATCTTGCTTTACATTCTTGTACTCATTCGGCGTGCGGTCAAAGGTCGGCGGGTACCTCCCGGCCTGGACCAGGATTTTCCCACGCTGACTCTTGTGATTGCTGCCTATAATGAGGAAAGTATCATTGAAGAGAAGATCAGGGACACCTTGCAGCTGTCGTACCCGCAGGGCAAGCTGAGCATCCTGTTTGTAACAGACGGTTCCTCGGACCGTACCCCTGACATAATCGCCCGCTATCCCGAACTCAGGCTGATGCATACGCCGGCGCGGAGCGGGAAGATACAGGCGATTCACCGTGCCATGCATGAAGTGGACAGCGAGGTAGTGGTTTTTACGGATGCAAATACATTCCTGAACCAGGATGCGCTGCTCCTCATTGCACGCCATTATGCCGATCCGACGGTAGGAGCGGTATCCGGTGAAAAACGGGTGATGCAGGATGCGGTGTCCGATGCCACCGCGGGAGAAGGTTTTTACTGGAAATATGAGTCTGCCCTGAAGAGATGGGATTCGGAACTGTACTCCGTGGTGGGTGCGGCGGGGGAGCTGTTCAGTGTCCGCCGTGCATTGTACCGCCAGGTGGAGCCTGATACGATACTGGACGACTTTATGATCTCCATGCTGATCGCCAGCCAGGGTTACCGCATTGTATATGAGCCGGATGCGTATGCTTCCGAAACCTCGTCGGACAATATTCAGGAAGAGCTTAAACGTAAGGTAAGGATTGCTGCGGGAGGTATTCAGTCTATCACCCGGCTGGGTAAATTGCTGAATCCGGTAAGTTACCCGGTACTTTCGTTTCAGTACATCAGCCACCGCGTGTTACGGTGGACGGTCACACCATTTCTGATGATCCTTGCATTGCTGCTGAATATCGCGATCATGGCAATGGTCGGGGGCGCCTTGTATGCCATCATCCTGATTGCCCAGCTGTTATTTTACACTCTTGCGCTGGCAGGTTGGATCATGGAAAGGCGTAAAATCAAGGTAAAAGCATTTTTTGTCCCATACTATTTCTGCGTCATGAACTATGCGGTACTCGCAGGTATACGGCGGTACCTGGGCGGACGACAAAGTGCAGCATGGGACAAAGCAAAAAGAAAGAGTGTTCAGCCGCATTCGGCCGGCCTTTAA
- a CDS encoding STAS domain-containing protein translates to MILETKDVNGVVQATILPEEASLSNAEQFKEEMISLVAGGSKLVMVSFENVNYIDSSFLGSLVVALKYAIPRKVDIYLVSLKSDVGNLLTLIRMDKVFKIFKDYEQAMESLG, encoded by the coding sequence ATGATCCTAGAGACCAAAGACGTAAACGGTGTGGTGCAGGCCACCATTCTCCCTGAGGAGGCGAGCCTCTCCAATGCGGAACAATTCAAGGAAGAAATGATCAGCCTGGTGGCAGGCGGCTCAAAGCTCGTTATGGTCAGCTTTGAGAATGTAAATTACATTGACAGCTCGTTTCTGGGCAGCCTCGTGGTTGCACTTAAATATGCCATACCGCGCAAAGTGGACATTTACCTCGTCTCCCTCAAATCAGATGTAGGTAACCTGCTGACGCTCATCCGCATGGACAAAGTATTCAAGATTTTTAAAGATTACGAACAAGCGATGGAATCCCTCGGCTAG
- a CDS encoding ABC transporter ATP-binding protein — translation MIEENPGTDTVIRIRDLYKSFSDLHVLRGVNLDVNRGENVVVLGRSGTGKSVLIKIIVALLTQDRGECNVLGREVSALNEKELRDLRLKIGFSFQNSALYDSMTVRENLEFPLVRNVANLTRAEIDEQVESVLDAVGLLQTINQVPSELSGGQRKRIGIARTLILKPEIMLYDEPTAGLDPITCLEINELINEVKEKYHTSSIIITHDLTCARSTGDRVAMLLDGHFLKQGTFEEVFESDEPRIKSFYDYNFIQ, via the coding sequence ATGATTGAAGAAAATCCAGGCACAGATACTGTAATCAGGATCAGGGACCTTTATAAGTCTTTTAGCGACCTGCACGTACTGCGCGGAGTAAACCTCGATGTAAACAGGGGTGAAAACGTAGTGGTACTCGGCCGGTCGGGTACCGGTAAGTCCGTATTGATCAAGATTATTGTTGCCCTGCTCACACAGGATCGCGGTGAATGCAACGTACTCGGACGTGAAGTATCTGCCCTGAACGAAAAGGAACTTCGTGACCTGCGTCTCAAAATCGGATTCTCATTTCAGAACAGCGCACTTTATGATAGTATGACAGTGCGGGAAAACCTGGAATTCCCCCTCGTCAGGAACGTGGCCAACCTTACACGGGCCGAGATCGATGAGCAGGTGGAGAGCGTACTCGACGCGGTTGGTTTGCTGCAAACGATCAACCAGGTGCCGTCTGAACTTTCGGGCGGGCAGCGCAAGCGGATCGGTATTGCCAGGACACTGATCCTGAAACCCGAAATCATGCTGTACGATGAGCCCACAGCTGGTCTCGATCCCATTACCTGTCTTGAGATCAATGAGCTGATCAATGAGGTAAAAGAGAAATACCACACCAGCTCGATTATTATTACCCATGACCTTACCTGCGCACGCAGCACCGGTGACCGTGTCGCTATGCTTCTGGACGGGCATTTTCTTAAACAGGGCACATTCGAGGAGGTATTCGAATCGGATGAGCCAAGGATCAAAAGTTTTTACGATTATAATTTTATTCAATAA
- a CDS encoding Hpt domain-containing protein, which translates to MMALQLNPVLDVEYLDQAYGDDPVILYMIFDAFLSDSYPRWIALENALQTGDMKESASIVHGLKPSFTMTGLTEIRSEVEVLEKAIKEQESDEELMSMYKKISGDLNVIIPVLEQESARLKQI; encoded by the coding sequence ATGATGGCGCTACAACTTAACCCGGTTCTGGATGTTGAATACCTCGATCAGGCCTATGGTGACGACCCGGTGATTCTCTACATGATCTTTGATGCTTTTCTCAGTGACTCTTATCCAAGGTGGATTGCACTGGAAAATGCCCTGCAAACCGGAGATATGAAGGAATCAGCGAGTATTGTACACGGGCTCAAACCTTCATTTACCATGACGGGCCTCACCGAGATCCGCTCAGAAGTGGAGGTGCTCGAAAAAGCGATCAAGGAGCAGGAATCTGATGAGGAACTGATGTCTATGTACAAAAAGATATCCGGCGATCTGAATGTGATTATTCCGGTCCTCGAACAGGAATCTGCACGTCTGAAACAGATCTAG
- a CDS encoding glycosyltransferase family 2 protein — MKSVSIVTVNYNQPKVTEDLLKSLLEVNTYPDLEIIVVDNGSKVNVVPEWEVKYWNVKFIRSDVNTGFAGGNNLGIRYATGDYLFLINNDTEVTADLIGKLVDRLEANPRIGMISPKIHYFDQPDMLQYTGYTPMNYYTCRNACIGQFETDRGQYDHLSGVTGYAHGAAMMIRREALEKAGLMSENYFLYYEELDWCERIRKAGYEIHTDLSALIYHKESVSVGKRTALKEFFMNRNRILFIRKNAPSSAFFIFCCYFLAAVVPRNIFQYLRNGEYGFIPVFLKAITWHFTNKPDSTHLGFPLSR, encoded by the coding sequence ATGAAAAGTGTTTCCATTGTGACGGTCAACTATAACCAGCCCAAAGTGACCGAGGATCTGCTGAAATCCTTGCTGGAAGTAAATACCTACCCCGATCTGGAAATCATCGTGGTCGACAATGGCAGCAAAGTCAATGTGGTGCCGGAGTGGGAGGTGAAGTACTGGAACGTCAAATTCATCCGCTCGGATGTGAATACGGGCTTTGCGGGGGGAAATAATCTGGGGATCCGCTATGCGACGGGCGACTACCTGTTCCTGATCAACAATGATACCGAAGTGACGGCTGACCTCATCGGCAAGCTCGTGGACAGGCTTGAAGCCAACCCGCGCATCGGGATGATTTCACCCAAGATCCACTATTTTGATCAGCCGGATATGCTGCAGTACACCGGCTATACCCCGATGAACTATTATACATGCCGCAATGCATGCATTGGTCAGTTCGAAACGGACCGCGGCCAGTACGACCACCTGAGCGGAGTAACCGGCTATGCTCACGGCGCGGCTATGATGATCCGCAGGGAAGCGCTGGAAAAGGCAGGATTAATGTCCGAAAATTACTTTTTGTACTATGAAGAGCTCGACTGGTGCGAGCGGATCAGGAAGGCAGGTTACGAGATCCACACGGACCTTTCCGCACTTATTTACCATAAAGAATCTGTGTCAGTAGGCAAGAGGACGGCACTTAAGGAATTCTTCATGAACCGCAACCGGATTTTATTTATACGTAAAAATGCACCTTCGTCTGCTTTCTTTATCTTCTGCTGCTACTTCCTGGCAGCGGTAGTTCCCCGCAACATTTTTCAGTACCTGCGCAATGGAGAATATGGTTTTATCCCCGTTTTCCTGAAAGCAATTACCTGGCATTTTACCAACAAACCGGATAGTACCCACCTGGGCTTCCCACTTTCACGCTGA
- a CDS encoding response regulator, with product MITYQDPPTSVKKILIVEDNLVFRKVIEVSLQKAGYTCVLCQSATEALDLLLDETPDLIISDYDMPEMNGFDFRQAVLMNPNVKDIPFVFLTSFTDTPLVLKGLNMHALDFINKETPIPVIISKLNNIIVSLQNEHDKSVKELKVAAETLNVQSIPMRNPEVSGFTIHFWHKGYRGYPGGDFIDFVKINDRFCFGFLGDIMGKKWKAWFFTFGFLSYIRAAIRFCVLDNDLSLDTIVQKINKLIYLDESLENILSSLSLILMDSETGDVHYTGAGDLPLIHYRSVACSTDTVLSSGLLLGLLEEGMYDKQIIRMEPGDQLAIFTDGMIDIPSNGSKKSDYPFFVQKITPYLGQPATFDRIKAHVLGSINDGNQMDDASIIFIEKK from the coding sequence ATGATCACGTACCAGGATCCTCCTACCAGCGTCAAAAAAATACTGATTGTCGAAGACAATCTTGTTTTCAGGAAGGTGATTGAAGTATCCCTGCAGAAAGCCGGCTACACCTGCGTGCTCTGCCAGTCTGCTACCGAAGCCCTGGACCTGCTTCTCGACGAAACGCCCGATCTTATCATTTCGGACTACGACATGCCCGAAATGAATGGTTTTGATTTCAGGCAGGCGGTACTGATGAACCCCAATGTGAAGGATATTCCCTTTGTTTTCCTGACGTCGTTTACGGATACCCCGCTCGTACTGAAAGGCTTGAACATGCATGCGCTGGATTTCATCAACAAGGAAACGCCCATTCCGGTAATCATCTCCAAGCTGAATAACATTATCGTATCCTTGCAGAACGAGCATGACAAGTCTGTCAAGGAGCTGAAAGTAGCGGCCGAAACGCTCAATGTGCAATCCATACCGATGCGGAACCCGGAAGTGAGCGGGTTCACCATTCATTTTTGGCACAAGGGATACAGAGGCTATCCGGGTGGTGATTTTATTGATTTTGTAAAAATAAATGATCGCTTCTGCTTCGGCTTTCTGGGGGATATCATGGGAAAAAAGTGGAAAGCCTGGTTTTTCACCTTTGGCTTCCTGAGCTACATACGGGCGGCGATCCGGTTTTGCGTGCTTGATAATGACCTCTCGCTCGACACCATTGTACAGAAAATCAATAAACTGATTTATCTGGACGAGAGTCTGGAAAACATCCTGTCGAGCCTCTCGCTGATTCTGATGGACAGTGAAACCGGCGACGTACATTATACCGGCGCAGGCGACCTGCCGCTCATTCATTACCGCAGTGTTGCGTGCAGCACGGATACGGTACTTTCATCGGGCCTGCTCCTGGGTTTGCTGGAAGAAGGCATGTACGACAAACAGATTATCCGGATGGAGCCCGGCGACCAGCTCGCCATTTTTACAGACGGCATGATTGATATTCCTTCCAACGGATCCAAAAAGAGCGACTACCCATTCTTTGTCCAAAAAATCACTCCCTACCTGGGCCAGCCGGCTACGTTTGACCGGATCAAAGCGCACGTACTGGGGAGCATCAATGACGGCAACCAGATGGATGACGCCAGCATCATATTTATCGAAAAAAAATAA